Proteins from one Arthrobacter sp. DNA4 genomic window:
- a CDS encoding molybdopterin oxidoreductase family protein, with amino-acid sequence MARIDRIAEPWGTRTPYGSGADWPVRVDTHLAEGVTPEDVDRWVQTASLLHSNGDAMDIAVKDNRIVGVRGRAVDRVNHGRLGPKDLYGWQANASPDRLTKPLIREGGKLVETDWDTAMQRIVDKSKALLAEQGPSALGFYTTGQLFSEEYYTLGTMAHGGIGTNHVDGNTRLCTATAGEALKESFGCDGQPGSYTDVDHADVIALYGHNVAETQTVLWTRMLDRLAGPNPPKIICVDPRMTPVARAATVHLAPRPGTNVALMNGILHEIITNGWVDQEYIQAHTVGYSELEKEVKNYPPALVAEICGVPAEQISEAASIIGHAERLLSTVLQGFYQSNQATAAAVQVNNVNIIRGMLGKRGCGILQMNGQPTAENTRECGADGDLAAFRNWSNDAHIQDLARVWNIDPMSIPHYSPPTHVMQMMRYAEDGSIRMLWVSGTNPAVSLPELARIRSILEQDRLFLVVQDIFLSETAQLADVVLPAATWGEKTGTFTNVDRTVHLSEKAVDPPGEARPDLEIFIDYAHRMGLQDKDGQPLIKWHDPESAFEAWKECTRGKPCDYTGITYDKLRGGSGIQWPCNEENPDGTERIYADGKFWAHPEYCETYGRDLITGAPVEPTEYKALNPEGKAIIKAAEYMPPHELPSQDFPLQLITGRTLYQFHTRTKTGRAPELQAAAPDVWVELSADDAGAYGIAEGDLAEVETPRGSVRARVRISGIRNGVLFLPFHYGYWDTKGGHQPDGAGRAANELTITDWDAASKQPIFKTAAARITRISGGDGPSSAPTTTASAPAGVFPEDARTKGLPTALADEATGTAGGAR; translated from the coding sequence ATGGCTCGGATTGACCGGATAGCTGAACCATGGGGGACACGGACGCCGTACGGCAGCGGCGCTGACTGGCCGGTCAGGGTGGATACCCACTTGGCCGAAGGCGTGACGCCGGAGGACGTGGACCGGTGGGTCCAGACGGCCTCGCTCCTGCATTCCAACGGCGACGCCATGGACATTGCCGTCAAGGACAACAGGATCGTTGGCGTGCGCGGACGTGCCGTGGACCGGGTCAACCACGGCCGGCTGGGACCGAAGGACCTGTACGGCTGGCAGGCCAACGCCTCCCCGGACCGGCTCACCAAACCCCTTATCCGCGAGGGCGGGAAGCTGGTGGAAACGGACTGGGACACCGCCATGCAGCGTATCGTGGACAAGTCCAAGGCGCTGCTCGCGGAACAGGGCCCCAGCGCCCTCGGCTTCTACACCACCGGCCAACTCTTCTCCGAGGAGTACTACACCCTGGGCACTATGGCCCACGGCGGCATCGGCACCAACCACGTGGACGGCAACACGCGTCTGTGCACCGCGACGGCGGGGGAGGCGCTGAAGGAATCCTTCGGCTGCGACGGGCAGCCCGGCTCCTACACGGACGTGGACCACGCCGATGTCATCGCCCTGTACGGGCACAACGTGGCGGAAACCCAGACCGTCCTCTGGACCCGGATGCTGGACCGGCTGGCCGGTCCCAACCCGCCCAAGATCATCTGCGTGGACCCGCGCATGACGCCCGTGGCCAGGGCCGCCACCGTGCACCTGGCGCCGCGGCCCGGCACCAACGTGGCGCTGATGAACGGCATCCTGCACGAGATCATCACCAACGGCTGGGTGGACCAGGAGTACATCCAGGCGCACACCGTGGGGTACTCCGAGCTCGAGAAAGAGGTCAAGAACTACCCGCCGGCCCTCGTGGCGGAGATCTGCGGTGTCCCGGCGGAACAGATCTCCGAGGCGGCCAGCATCATTGGCCACGCGGAGCGGCTGCTGTCCACGGTGCTGCAGGGCTTCTATCAGTCCAACCAGGCCACGGCCGCCGCCGTGCAGGTCAACAACGTCAACATCATCCGCGGCATGCTGGGCAAACGCGGCTGCGGCATCCTGCAGATGAACGGCCAGCCCACCGCCGAGAACACCCGCGAATGCGGGGCCGACGGCGACCTCGCCGCCTTCCGTAACTGGTCTAACGACGCGCACATCCAGGACCTGGCCCGGGTCTGGAACATCGACCCCATGTCCATCCCGCACTACTCCCCGCCCACGCACGTCATGCAGATGATGCGGTACGCGGAGGACGGCTCCATCCGGATGCTGTGGGTCAGCGGCACCAACCCCGCCGTCTCGCTGCCCGAGCTGGCACGCATCCGCAGCATCCTGGAACAGGACCGCCTGTTCCTGGTGGTGCAGGACATCTTCCTGTCCGAGACGGCCCAGCTGGCCGACGTCGTCCTTCCCGCCGCCACCTGGGGCGAAAAGACCGGCACCTTCACCAACGTGGACCGCACCGTGCACCTCTCCGAGAAGGCGGTTGACCCGCCGGGCGAGGCCCGGCCGGACCTGGAGATCTTCATCGACTACGCCCACCGCATGGGCCTGCAGGACAAGGACGGGCAGCCGCTGATCAAGTGGCACGACCCCGAATCAGCCTTCGAGGCCTGGAAGGAATGTACCCGCGGTAAGCCCTGCGATTACACCGGCATCACCTACGACAAACTGCGCGGCGGCTCCGGCATCCAGTGGCCCTGCAACGAGGAGAACCCGGACGGCACGGAACGCATTTACGCTGACGGAAAATTCTGGGCGCACCCCGAGTACTGCGAAACCTACGGCCGCGACCTCATCACCGGTGCCCCGGTGGAACCCACGGAGTACAAGGCCCTGAACCCGGAGGGCAAGGCCATCATCAAGGCCGCCGAATACATGCCGCCGCACGAGCTGCCCAGCCAGGACTTCCCGCTCCAGCTCATCACCGGCCGCACGCTCTACCAGTTCCACACCCGCACCAAGACGGGGCGTGCACCGGAGCTGCAGGCGGCCGCGCCTGACGTGTGGGTTGAGTTGTCAGCGGACGACGCCGGCGCGTACGGGATCGCCGAAGGTGACCTTGCCGAGGTGGAGACGCCCCGCGGTTCGGTCCGTGCGCGGGTGCGGATCAGCGGCATCCGGAACGGCGTCCTCTTCCTGCCCTTCCATTACGGCTACTGGGACACCAAGGGCGGACACCAGCCGGACGGGGCCGGGCGGGCAGCGAACGAACTGACCATTACCGACTGGGATGCGGCGTCCAAGCAGCCCATCTTCAAGACGGCGGCAGCACGCATTACCCGCATTTCCGGCGGTGATGGGCCCTCTTCGGCGCCCACCACCACGGCGTCGGCACCCGCCGGCGTCTTCCCGGAAGACGCCAGGACCAAGGGCCTACCCACCGCCTTGGCGGACGAAGCCACCGGCACGGCAGGAGGGGCACGATGA
- a CDS encoding LacI family DNA-binding transcriptional regulator — translation MERPAPAGIVTLKDVAAASGVSISTASRALDERTTSRSAAAAHVRKIAEELGYRRNSFASSLRRGETRTLGVLVPRLSDTVMALMFEELEKAASSRGYFAMVATSGDDPVDERSAAETLLDRNVDGLILATARLDDELPRLLRERRVAHALVLRTDGISPSALGDDEVGGYLATRHLIDLGHRNIAVVTGPAFTSTGTARLAGARRALNEAGIQPREEWLIAAGYGIENGYTVSETLLAGTPQSRPTAIFAANDNIAMGVMAAAHRNGISIPDNLALVGYNDTPLSARLPTPLTSVHVPLDQIAATAIDLIVNPGIEPLIRRSMPTLIPRQSSGAPQRTGT, via the coding sequence ATGGAACGTCCCGCCCCCGCAGGGATTGTCACGCTCAAGGATGTCGCGGCTGCCAGTGGCGTGAGCATCTCGACCGCCAGCCGCGCGCTGGATGAACGCACCACCTCCAGATCCGCGGCGGCAGCCCATGTCCGGAAGATCGCGGAAGAACTCGGGTACCGGCGGAACTCCTTTGCCTCAAGCCTGCGCCGCGGCGAGACCCGGACTTTGGGCGTCCTTGTGCCCCGGCTCAGCGACACGGTCATGGCCTTGATGTTCGAAGAGCTCGAGAAGGCAGCGTCTTCCCGCGGCTACTTTGCGATGGTCGCCACCAGCGGAGATGACCCCGTGGATGAACGCAGCGCGGCCGAAACACTCCTCGATAGAAACGTCGATGGGTTGATTCTCGCCACGGCGCGGCTCGATGACGAGCTCCCCCGACTGCTGCGTGAGCGCCGTGTAGCGCATGCGCTGGTGCTCCGAACCGACGGCATCAGTCCCTCGGCGCTCGGAGACGACGAGGTCGGCGGCTACCTCGCCACACGTCACCTCATCGACCTGGGCCATCGCAACATTGCTGTCGTTACCGGCCCCGCTTTCACCTCCACCGGAACCGCACGCTTGGCGGGAGCACGCAGAGCACTGAATGAAGCAGGCATCCAGCCGCGCGAAGAATGGCTTATCGCTGCCGGGTACGGCATCGAGAATGGCTACACGGTAAGCGAAACGCTCCTCGCAGGAACACCGCAATCCCGCCCGACAGCCATCTTCGCCGCCAACGACAACATCGCCATGGGTGTCATGGCCGCAGCCCACCGCAACGGGATCAGCATCCCCGACAATCTGGCATTGGTCGGATACAACGACACGCCACTGTCCGCCCGGCTGCCGACGCCCCTGACCTCGGTGCACGTTCCCCTGGACCAGATAGCAGCCACCGCCATCGACCTCATCGTCAACCCAGGCATCGAACCACTCATCCGCCGGTCCATGCCCACTCTCATCCCACGCCAATCCAGCGGAGCGCCCCAGCGCACCGGTACGTGA
- a CDS encoding bile acid:sodium symporter family protein → MLEATKPQKSPDGTPVNPALEAESRIARIAVTVFPILVVVAGILGFLLPGVFKPMAPSVPYLLGIIMFCMGLTLTPPDFAAVAKRPWAVALGIVAHYIIMPGAGWLIAGALNLPPELAVGVILVGCAPSGTASNVMAFLAKGDVALSVAVASVSTLIAPIVTPLLVLFLAVSYLQIDAAGMVLDIVKTVLLPVVVSLLARVFLKKLVAKVLPALPWASAVVISLIVAIVVVSSANKIIEAGAIVFLAVVLHNGFGLGLGYLAGKLGRLDDKARRALAFEVGMQNSGLAATLATAHFTPLAALPSAVFSLWHNISGAIVAAWLARRPLQDKQA, encoded by the coding sequence ATGCTTGAGGCAACTAAACCCCAGAAGTCCCCGGACGGGACACCCGTCAATCCCGCGCTCGAGGCGGAAAGCAGGATCGCCCGCATCGCGGTGACTGTGTTCCCCATCCTGGTGGTCGTTGCCGGCATCCTCGGTTTCCTGCTCCCCGGAGTCTTCAAGCCCATGGCCCCCAGCGTGCCCTACCTGCTGGGCATCATCATGTTCTGCATGGGCCTGACCCTCACCCCGCCGGACTTCGCCGCCGTGGCCAAGCGGCCGTGGGCTGTGGCCTTGGGAATCGTGGCGCACTACATCATCATGCCCGGCGCAGGCTGGCTGATCGCGGGCGCCCTCAACCTCCCGCCCGAGCTGGCCGTCGGCGTGATCCTGGTGGGCTGCGCACCCTCCGGCACGGCCTCGAACGTCATGGCCTTCCTGGCCAAGGGCGATGTTGCCCTCTCCGTGGCCGTGGCCTCCGTCTCCACCCTGATCGCCCCGATCGTCACCCCGCTGCTGGTCCTGTTCCTGGCCGTCTCGTACCTGCAGATCGACGCTGCCGGCATGGTCCTGGATATCGTCAAGACCGTGCTGCTCCCGGTGGTGGTAAGCCTCCTCGCCCGGGTCTTCCTCAAGAAGCTCGTTGCCAAGGTGCTGCCCGCGCTGCCGTGGGCGTCCGCCGTCGTGATCTCCCTGATCGTGGCCATCGTGGTAGTAAGCAGCGCCAACAAGATCATTGAGGCCGGGGCCATCGTCTTCCTCGCCGTGGTGCTTCATAACGGATTCGGACTGGGCCTTGGCTACCTTGCCGGCAAGCTGGGCCGCCTGGACGACAAAGCCCGCCGCGCCCTCGCGTTCGAAGTGGGCATGCAGAACTCCGGCCTGGCCGCGACGCTGGCCACCGCCCACTTCACGCCCCTGGCCGCACTGCCGTCCGCGGTCTTCTCGCTGTGGCACAACATCTCCGGGGCCATCGTGGCCGCCTGGCTGGCCCGGCGCCCGCTGCAGGACAAGCAAGCCTAA
- a CDS encoding MFS transporter: protein MREPNNTTTMAGGPNAARINAELVARLERLPLTRRLTLIRVVIGSATFFDAYTVLAIAFAMPQLSSEWHLTAGEIGMILSAGYVGQIFGSLFFGQLAERIGRLPVLLITILLFVSMDVACLFAWGATSMIIFRFLQGIGTGGEVPVASAYINEFVGAKKRGRFFLLYEVIFPVGLMFAGVAGYFLVPVVGWKAMFIVGIVPALLTIPMRWLMPESPRWLASRGHVHKAETVVTMLEKEALKAGHTLSEPVIRPVDPKATARTSWRELFSGIYKKRTFMIWMLWICVYMVNNGLVTWLPTLYKQTFNLPLQTSLAYGWVTSAVGVVASILCALLIDRVGRKRWYTFAFLAATVPLVILTALGAVSATQVVVFASIAYAILQTISFSLYLYSAELYPTRLRAIGTGFGSAWLRAGSAIGPILVGYIVDNYGISLVFTVFAAVALIGGLVTIFFAIETKGRVLEELSP from the coding sequence ATGCGCGAGCCAAACAACACCACAACCATGGCTGGCGGCCCCAACGCCGCCAGGATCAATGCAGAGCTCGTAGCCCGCCTCGAACGGCTCCCGCTCACCCGACGCCTGACCCTCATCCGCGTGGTCATCGGGTCAGCCACGTTCTTCGACGCTTACACCGTCCTGGCCATCGCATTCGCAATGCCCCAGCTGTCCTCAGAATGGCACCTCACCGCCGGGGAAATCGGAATGATCCTCTCCGCCGGCTACGTCGGCCAAATCTTCGGATCACTCTTCTTCGGCCAACTCGCCGAACGGATCGGACGCCTCCCGGTCCTGCTGATCACGATCCTGCTTTTCGTCTCCATGGACGTAGCCTGCCTCTTCGCCTGGGGCGCCACGTCAATGATCATCTTCCGCTTTCTCCAAGGCATCGGCACCGGCGGCGAAGTACCGGTCGCCAGCGCCTACATCAACGAATTCGTCGGAGCCAAGAAGCGCGGCAGATTCTTCCTGCTCTACGAGGTCATCTTCCCTGTCGGTCTCATGTTCGCGGGCGTCGCCGGATACTTCCTCGTCCCGGTCGTTGGCTGGAAGGCCATGTTCATCGTCGGCATCGTCCCGGCCCTGCTCACCATCCCGATGCGGTGGCTGATGCCCGAATCACCGCGCTGGCTAGCCTCCCGCGGACACGTCCACAAAGCCGAAACCGTCGTCACCATGCTCGAAAAGGAAGCACTCAAGGCAGGACACACCCTCTCCGAGCCCGTCATCCGCCCCGTGGATCCGAAGGCCACCGCCCGCACCAGCTGGCGCGAACTCTTCTCAGGCATATACAAAAAGCGCACCTTCATGATCTGGATGCTCTGGATCTGCGTCTACATGGTCAACAACGGCCTGGTCACCTGGCTGCCGACCCTTTACAAGCAGACATTCAACCTCCCCCTGCAGACCAGCCTCGCCTACGGCTGGGTCACCTCCGCCGTGGGCGTCGTGGCATCCATCCTCTGCGCACTGCTGATCGACCGCGTAGGCCGTAAACGTTGGTACACATTCGCCTTCCTGGCCGCGACCGTCCCTCTTGTCATCCTCACAGCCCTCGGCGCCGTGTCGGCGACACAGGTCGTAGTATTCGCCAGCATCGCCTACGCCATCCTCCAGACCATCTCCTTCTCGCTCTACCTCTACTCCGCCGAGCTGTACCCGACCCGGCTCCGCGCCATCGGCACCGGCTTCGGCAGCGCCTGGCTCCGCGCCGGCTCCGCCATCGGCCCCATCCTGGTCGGCTACATCGTGGACAACTACGGCATCAGCCTGGTGTTCACCGTCTTCGCAGCCGTTGCCCTCATAGGTGGCCTGGTGACTATCTTCTTCGCCATCGAAACTAAAGGCCGGGTCCTCGAGGAACTCTCGCCCTAA
- the menE gene encoding o-succinylbenzoate--CoA ligase gives MDNNGVGSWLQRRRRKSGSKAALLSGAGALSYQELAERADRLANALRDRGVAKGDRVAYLGENHPSFVETFFACGILGAIFVPLNTRLAPPELQFQLQDSGARLLVNAGVLEASATAALEGTGVTHRLVVTLDGGTEPSAAASPAAVERSVTVEQYGEALQTAAAEPVDVPVAHDDGAMILYTSGTTGKPKGALLTHGNITWNCINTIVDMDLNRNDVALMISPLFHVASLDMGLLPMLLKGATVVLEAKFDPARVLDLIQKHKVTTLNGVPTTFQLLCEDPGWATADLSSLDKLTCGGSAIPRRVLDAYEDRGIGFTSCYGMTETAPGVTMLPVDRSREKAGSAGLPHFFTDLRIADPMGGAVAPGEVGEIQISGPNVIKEYWNRPEATAASYADGAWFRSGDMGYRDPEGFLFVSDRLKDMIISGGENIYPAEVEAVISEHSAVGSVAVIGVPDDKWGEVPQAIVTLREGESLTAEQLRSFLDGRLARYKIPKSLVVVEDMPRTASGKIRKMELRKQL, from the coding sequence ATGGACAACAATGGAGTTGGATCCTGGCTGCAGCGCCGCCGCCGGAAGTCGGGCTCCAAGGCAGCCCTCCTGTCCGGTGCCGGCGCCTTGAGCTACCAAGAGCTGGCCGAAAGGGCCGACCGCCTGGCCAACGCACTCCGGGACAGGGGAGTGGCCAAGGGTGACCGGGTGGCCTACCTTGGCGAGAACCACCCTTCCTTCGTGGAAACGTTCTTTGCCTGCGGCATCCTGGGCGCCATCTTCGTGCCGCTGAACACCCGGCTCGCGCCGCCGGAACTGCAGTTCCAGCTGCAGGATTCCGGAGCCCGGCTCCTGGTCAACGCCGGCGTCCTTGAGGCGTCCGCAACTGCCGCGCTGGAAGGGACCGGTGTCACCCACCGCCTGGTGGTAACGCTCGACGGCGGGACGGAACCTTCCGCCGCCGCGTCACCCGCCGCCGTCGAACGCTCCGTCACGGTGGAACAGTACGGGGAGGCGCTGCAAACGGCGGCTGCCGAACCCGTCGACGTGCCCGTGGCCCATGACGACGGCGCCATGATCCTGTACACCTCCGGGACCACGGGCAAGCCCAAAGGTGCGCTGCTGACGCACGGGAACATCACGTGGAACTGCATCAACACCATCGTGGACATGGACCTGAACCGCAACGACGTGGCGCTGATGATCTCGCCGCTGTTCCACGTGGCGTCCCTGGACATGGGGCTGCTGCCGATGCTCCTCAAGGGCGCCACCGTGGTCCTCGAGGCCAAGTTCGATCCCGCCAGGGTTCTGGACCTGATCCAGAAACACAAGGTGACCACCCTCAACGGGGTGCCCACCACGTTCCAGCTGCTTTGCGAAGACCCAGGCTGGGCAACCGCGGACCTCAGCTCCCTGGACAAGCTCACCTGCGGGGGCTCCGCCATTCCGCGCCGGGTCCTGGACGCGTACGAGGACCGCGGCATCGGCTTCACCAGCTGCTACGGCATGACCGAAACGGCCCCCGGCGTCACCATGCTTCCCGTGGACCGGTCCAGGGAGAAAGCCGGTTCGGCGGGCCTGCCGCACTTTTTCACCGACCTCCGGATCGCCGATCCCATGGGTGGCGCGGTGGCCCCTGGCGAGGTGGGGGAAATCCAGATCTCCGGCCCCAACGTGATCAAGGAGTACTGGAACCGGCCGGAGGCCACTGCCGCCAGCTATGCGGACGGGGCATGGTTCCGCTCCGGCGACATGGGCTACCGGGACCCGGAAGGCTTCCTGTTCGTCTCGGACCGGCTCAAGGACATGATCATCTCCGGCGGGGAGAACATCTACCCGGCAGAGGTGGAAGCGGTCATCTCCGAGCACAGTGCCGTGGGCAGCGTGGCCGTCATCGGCGTCCCGGATGACAAATGGGGCGAGGTCCCCCAGGCGATCGTGACCCTGCGCGAAGGGGAATCGTTGACCGCGGAGCAGCTGCGCAGCTTCCTCGACGGCAGGCTCGCCCGCTACAAGATCCCCAAGTCATTAGTGGTGGTGGAGGACATGCCGCGCACCGCCAGCGGCAAAATCCGCAAGATGGAGCTCCGCAAGCAGCTCTGA
- a CDS encoding dihydrodipicolinate synthase family protein, producing the protein MALDLRGLSPAPVTPFTEDGAVDFAAIQRLGSWLGSIEGVKSLVVLGHAGEGTFLTEEEQLDVIRAFVASTDGRVPVVAGITKEGNKTAALEAKKAVEAGASAGLVYPSHGWLRFGYQQGAPQSRYKEIYEESGLPLILFQYPDNTKATYDLDTQLEIAGQEGVFATKNGVRNMRRWYTEIPALRAAYPELQILSCHDEYLLPTMFDVDGLLVGYGNIAPELLVELIEAGKAQDYKRAHAIHERLLPVTKNVYHRGSHMEGTVALKWGLVNRGILDHATVRTPLLPLPQGAETEIAEAFAAANIGKVTVSA; encoded by the coding sequence ATGGCACTCGATCTCCGCGGACTTAGCCCCGCACCTGTCACCCCGTTCACCGAAGATGGCGCTGTCGACTTCGCTGCGATCCAGCGCCTGGGTTCGTGGCTCGGATCGATTGAGGGCGTAAAGAGCCTCGTCGTCCTGGGCCACGCCGGCGAAGGCACGTTCCTCACCGAAGAAGAACAGCTTGACGTCATCCGCGCGTTCGTGGCCTCCACCGACGGCCGGGTACCGGTTGTGGCTGGTATCACCAAGGAAGGCAACAAGACTGCGGCCCTCGAGGCCAAGAAGGCCGTCGAGGCCGGCGCGTCAGCTGGTCTCGTTTACCCCTCGCACGGCTGGCTGCGCTTCGGCTACCAGCAGGGCGCACCGCAGTCGCGCTACAAGGAAATCTATGAAGAGTCCGGCCTGCCGCTGATCCTCTTCCAGTACCCCGACAACACCAAGGCGACCTACGACCTCGACACTCAGCTGGAGATCGCTGGCCAGGAGGGAGTCTTTGCCACGAAGAACGGTGTCCGGAACATGCGTCGGTGGTACACCGAGATCCCCGCCCTGCGCGCCGCTTACCCCGAACTGCAGATCCTGTCCTGCCACGACGAATACCTGCTGCCGACAATGTTCGATGTCGACGGCCTGCTCGTCGGCTACGGTAACATCGCCCCCGAACTGCTCGTCGAACTGATCGAAGCAGGCAAGGCGCAGGACTACAAGCGTGCCCACGCAATCCATGAGCGGCTGCTCCCGGTAACGAAGAACGTTTACCACCGCGGCTCCCACATGGAAGGCACGGTCGCCTTGAAGTGGGGCCTCGTGAACCGCGGCATTCTGGACCACGCCACGGTGCGCACCCCGCTCCTGCCCCTGCCCCAGGGCGCCGAAACCGAAATCGCGGAAGCCTTCGCTGCCGCGAACATCGGCAAGGTCACCGTCAGCGCCTGA
- a CDS encoding fumarylacetoacetate hydrolase family protein codes for MQFIGITHHGGPWAAALAGSRVLPLTSVDDFWADAEGWQDKAAALVAGAADTETSDAGTWLERGSVTEVPLVPASARVICVGLNYKAHVAEGSFKDQELPSYPTLFARWTASLSVGNVPVPVPAGEEGLDWEGEVAAYIGRRVESADEDTAADSVFGYSTFNDITSRKAQKLTSQWTLGKNGDFSGPLGPVVSRDEVGDLRDGLQVRTRVNGIEAQNGNTRDMIFSVPAIISLISETFTLHPGDVIATGTPEGVGYARTPQWLLQPGDTVEVEIEKLGTLTTPVGDISLRSRA; via the coding sequence ATGCAGTTCATCGGCATCACCCACCACGGCGGACCCTGGGCAGCGGCGCTCGCAGGCTCCCGCGTCCTCCCGCTCACGTCCGTCGACGATTTCTGGGCCGACGCCGAGGGCTGGCAGGACAAGGCAGCAGCCTTGGTTGCCGGCGCAGCAGACACTGAAACGTCCGACGCCGGCACCTGGCTGGAGCGCGGCAGTGTCACCGAAGTGCCGCTGGTCCCGGCCTCCGCTCGCGTGATCTGCGTGGGGCTGAACTACAAGGCGCACGTAGCCGAGGGCAGCTTCAAGGACCAGGAACTGCCGTCCTACCCCACTCTGTTCGCCCGCTGGACGGCCTCCCTGTCCGTGGGCAACGTCCCGGTCCCCGTCCCGGCGGGCGAGGAAGGCCTGGACTGGGAAGGCGAAGTGGCCGCCTACATCGGCCGCCGCGTGGAGTCCGCCGACGAGGACACGGCCGCGGATTCCGTCTTTGGCTACTCCACGTTCAACGACATCACCTCCCGCAAGGCCCAGAAGCTCACCTCGCAGTGGACCCTGGGCAAGAACGGCGATTTCAGCGGCCCCCTGGGTCCCGTGGTGAGCCGCGACGAGGTGGGTGACCTGCGCGACGGGTTGCAGGTCCGCACCCGCGTCAACGGGATCGAAGCCCAGAACGGCAACACCCGGGACATGATCTTCTCCGTCCCGGCCATCATCTCGCTCATCAGCGAAACCTTCACCCTGCACCCGGGTGACGTCATCGCCACCGGCACCCCCGAAGGCGTGGGCTACGCCCGTACCCCGCAGTGGCTCCTGCAGCCCGGCGATACCGTGGAAGTGGAGATCGAGAAGCTGGGCACCCTGACCACGCCGGTGGGCGACATTTCCCTCCGGAGCCGTGCCTGA
- a CDS encoding alpha/beta hydrolase translates to MTGRQILKGIEFARPQNAAPLLLDLYLPAGATHQGGQPAVVHFHGGGWRTGERSSLGPAVDGFGLNPIEQLADAGFVVASADYRLSTVATFPAQLEDAKAAVRWLRTHAAEYGVDPHRIYAWGDSAGGHLAALLGLTAGAAELPGQAGYDGPASDDSVAGVVAWYPPTDLLRMGGQARPDAVARADDPGSREALLIGAQPADAPDKARAASPLSHVHAGAPPFLLIHGTADRFVPVAQSTSLAGALEGAGNAVELLLLDGADHMWASPDGNSEDAEQAIAATIDFLRRQAKQH, encoded by the coding sequence ATGACGGGACGGCAGATCCTCAAAGGGATCGAGTTCGCCCGGCCACAGAACGCGGCGCCGCTGCTGCTGGACCTCTACCTTCCCGCAGGAGCAACGCACCAGGGCGGCCAGCCGGCGGTGGTCCACTTCCACGGCGGCGGCTGGCGGACGGGGGAGCGGTCTTCGCTGGGCCCCGCTGTTGACGGTTTTGGGCTGAACCCCATCGAACAGCTCGCGGATGCCGGGTTCGTGGTGGCTTCGGCCGACTACCGGCTCAGCACGGTTGCCACGTTCCCGGCCCAGCTGGAGGACGCCAAGGCAGCCGTCCGCTGGCTCCGCACCCACGCGGCCGAGTACGGCGTGGACCCACACCGGATCTACGCCTGGGGAGACTCGGCCGGCGGCCACCTCGCTGCCCTCCTGGGCCTGACCGCAGGGGCAGCGGAGCTTCCGGGCCAAGCCGGATATGACGGGCCCGCCAGCGACGACTCGGTTGCCGGCGTCGTGGCCTGGTACCCGCCCACTGACCTCCTCCGGATGGGTGGACAGGCACGGCCGGATGCCGTGGCCCGGGCGGATGATCCCGGATCCCGGGAAGCGCTGCTGATCGGCGCGCAGCCGGCCGACGCCCCGGACAAGGCCAGGGCCGCAAGCCCCCTCAGCCACGTCCACGCAGGCGCCCCGCCTTTCCTCCTCATCCATGGAACGGCGGACCGCTTCGTCCCGGTAGCCCAGTCCACCTCGCTGGCCGGGGCGCTGGAAGGCGCGGGCAACGCCGTCGAACTCCTCCTGCTTGACGGCGCGGACCACATGTGGGCCAGCCCGGACGGCAACAGCGAGGACGCGGAACAGGCCATTGCCGCCACCATCGATTTCCTCCGCCGCCAGGCAAAGCAGCACTGA